In the genome of Pseudomonas sp. LBUM920, one region contains:
- a CDS encoding transglycosylase domain-containing protein — MGALWQTDSKPAVVQTDSADPPPLPQSPRSRRLWWRLMGLVLMLALVALGWAASREIRTSRLQAEHLSPFAASLSYRVEPGASDAMVYPGEGPFDRRLGYSALNEFLPRLLKRNYVIQAQSRFSPALMSYAEHGLFVPYAEKVQAGLTITDCRAAPLYAFSYPQQLYASFASIPPLVVQSLLFIEDRDLLDPKRPMANPAVDWPRFAKAAWSQVAKLLHLPGQTAGGSTLATQLEKYRHSPDGLTLSGGEKIRQMMSASVRAYQPGPQTLDSRQNIVRDYLNSVPLSAVPGHGEVHGMAEGLRVWYGADFNQSNALLSGNAPKDLPAKGLALREVLSLMIAQRRPSHYLTKGRDELAQLTDSHIRLLAQNNVIDPALAKAALASHVTYRDWQQQPTLQPVETNKAINVARSRLASLLNRPLYDLDRLDLSATSTLQYDLQTQATDYLKHLADPAFAGQMGLLGPRLLTPQSTPQVRYSFTLFELTPDGARVRVQTDNTDQPFDINEGSKLELGSTAKLRVLTTYLQIITELHDRYRAQTPAELKKVEVPEQDPLSRWALDYLIQNPDRDLSKMLDAALNRTYSASPGEAFFTGGGLHHFHNFRNEDNGRSPTLRDALRESINLPFIRLMRDLVRYTTYSGEDNSARLLKDDNDPRRQEYLAKFADHEGTAFLLKFWKKYRNKDTQTRLDTFMDGLHPTAIRLAAVHRYLLPQASQESFNRFVRSHLKNPKTPEKLTDERLQKLYQSYGPGAYDLPDQGYIAKVHPLDLWLLGYLLNHPDATFGEIVKASEFERQEVYSWLFKSRHQSARDSRIRTMLEIEAFLEIHQRWQAVGYPFDHLVPSLATAIGSSGDRPAALAELMGIILNDGVRIPVLRIDSLHFAAGTPYETLVINDPNRGKRVMPSEVATALRGALSQVVDAGTAKRVAGSFKLADGAPLAMGGKTGTGDNRIEAMGAGGRILSSKSINRTATFVFYIGEHHFGTLTAFVPGASAEHFTFTSALPVQVLKGMAPILTPYLQPGTQTLCVAR; from the coding sequence ATGGGCGCTTTATGGCAGACCGATTCGAAACCCGCTGTGGTCCAGACCGACAGTGCGGATCCACCGCCATTGCCACAAAGCCCCCGCTCTCGACGCCTGTGGTGGCGGCTGATGGGGCTGGTGCTGATGCTTGCGTTGGTGGCCCTGGGGTGGGCCGCCAGTCGGGAAATACGCACCTCGCGCCTGCAGGCTGAACACCTGAGCCCTTTTGCCGCATCACTGAGCTACCGGGTGGAACCTGGCGCGAGTGATGCGATGGTGTATCCCGGCGAGGGTCCTTTTGACCGGCGCCTGGGCTACAGCGCGCTGAATGAGTTCTTGCCACGCCTGCTCAAACGCAACTACGTGATCCAGGCACAGTCGCGGTTTTCCCCGGCGCTGATGAGCTACGCCGAGCACGGCCTGTTCGTGCCCTACGCCGAAAAGGTCCAGGCCGGCCTGACCATCACCGACTGCCGCGCGGCGCCGCTGTACGCCTTCAGTTACCCACAGCAACTCTATGCCAGCTTTGCCTCCATTCCACCGCTGGTGGTGCAGAGCCTGTTGTTTATTGAAGACCGCGACCTGCTGGACCCCAAGCGTCCGATGGCCAACCCGGCGGTGGACTGGCCGCGCTTTGCCAAGGCCGCCTGGTCGCAGGTGGCCAAACTGCTGCATCTGCCAGGGCAAACCGCCGGCGGCAGCACCCTGGCCACCCAGCTCGAAAAGTATCGCCATTCGCCCGACGGCCTGACGCTGTCCGGTGGCGAAAAAATCCGCCAGATGATGTCTGCCAGCGTCCGCGCCTACCAACCGGGGCCGCAGACCCTGGACAGCCGGCAGAACATCGTGCGCGACTACCTCAATAGCGTGCCGCTGTCGGCGGTGCCGGGCCATGGTGAGGTGCACGGCATGGCTGAAGGTCTACGCGTGTGGTACGGCGCCGACTTCAACCAGAGCAATGCGCTGTTGAGTGGTAACGCGCCCAAGGACCTTCCAGCAAAAGGCCTGGCGCTGCGCGAAGTGCTGTCGCTGATGATTGCCCAGCGCCGCCCTTCGCATTATCTGACCAAGGGCCGCGATGAGCTGGCGCAATTGACCGACAGCCATATCCGCCTGCTGGCACAGAACAACGTGATCGATCCGGCGCTGGCCAAGGCCGCCCTCGCCAGCCATGTCACTTACCGCGACTGGCAGCAACAACCGACGCTCCAGCCGGTGGAAACCAACAAGGCGATCAACGTTGCACGCAGTCGCCTTGCCAGCCTGCTCAACCGTCCGCTGTATGACCTCGATCGCCTCGACCTGTCGGCCACGAGCACGCTGCAATACGACCTGCAAACCCAGGCCACCGACTATCTCAAGCACCTGGCCGACCCCGCTTTCGCAGGGCAAATGGGCCTGCTCGGCCCGCGCTTGCTCACCCCGCAAAGCACGCCGCAAGTGCGCTACAGCTTCACCCTGTTCGAACTGACGCCCGACGGTGCACGGGTGCGGGTGCAAACCGACAACACCGACCAACCCTTCGATATCAACGAAGGCAGCAAGCTGGAACTGGGCTCCACCGCCAAGCTGCGCGTGCTGACCACCTACCTGCAAATCATCACCGAGCTGCATGATCGCTACCGCGCGCAAACACCAGCCGAGTTGAAAAAAGTCGAGGTTCCCGAACAGGACCCACTGTCACGCTGGGCGCTGGACTACCTGATCCAGAACCCTGACCGCGACCTGTCGAAGATGCTTGACGCGGCCCTCAACCGCACCTATTCGGCCAGCCCCGGCGAAGCGTTTTTCACCGGCGGCGGCTTGCATCACTTCCACAATTTTCGCAATGAAGACAATGGCCGCAGCCCGACCCTGCGCGATGCGCTGCGCGAGTCGATCAACCTGCCGTTCATTCGCCTGATGCGCGACCTGGTGCGCTACACTACCTACTCCGGCGAAGACAACAGCGCGCGCTTGCTCAAAGATGACAACGATCCGCGCCGTCAGGAATACCTGGCCAAGTTCGCCGACCACGAAGGCACCGCGTTCCTGCTCAAGTTCTGGAAAAAGTACCGCAACAAAGACACGCAGACGCGCCTCGACACCTTTATGGATGGCCTGCACCCCACCGCGATTCGCCTGGCTGCCGTGCACCGCTACTTGCTGCCGCAGGCCAGCCAGGAGAGCTTCAACCGTTTTGTGCGCTCCCATCTGAAGAACCCCAAGACCCCCGAAAAGCTCACGGACGAGCGTCTCCAAAAGCTCTACCAAAGCTACGGCCCCGGCGCCTACGACCTGCCGGACCAAGGCTACATTGCCAAGGTGCACCCGCTCGACCTGTGGCTGCTGGGCTATCTGCTCAACCACCCCGATGCGACCTTCGGCGAGATCGTCAAGGCCAGCGAATTCGAACGCCAGGAAGTCTACAGCTGGCTGTTCAAGAGCCGGCACCAGAGCGCGCGCGACAGCCGCATCCGCACCATGCTGGAGATCGAAGCGTTCCTGGAAATCCATCAGCGCTGGCAGGCTGTCGGCTACCCGTTCGACCACCTGGTACCGTCGCTGGCGACCGCCATCGGCAGCTCCGGCGACCGCCCCGCCGCCCTCGCCGAACTGATGGGGATCATCCTCAACGATGGCGTGCGCATTCCGGTGCTGCGCATCGACAGCCTGCATTTTGCCGCCGGCACGCCGTATGAAACGCTCGTGATCAACGACCCCAACCGCGGCAAGCGCGTGATGCCCAGCGAAGTCGCCACGGCGCTGCGCGGTGCACTGTCGCAGGTGGTGGATGCGGGCACGGCGAAACGCGTGGCCGGCAGTTTCAAACTGGCCGATGGCGCGCCGCTGGCCATGGGCGGCAAGACCGGCACCGGCGACAACCGCATCGAAGCCATGGGCGCGGGTGGGCGCATCCTCAGCTCCAAATCGATCAACCGCACCGCAACGTTTGTGTTCTACATCGGCGAGCATCACTTCGGCACGCTGACCGCCTTCGTCCCTGGAGCCTCGGCCGAGCATTTCACCTTCACGTCGGCTTTGCCCGTGCAAGTGCTCAAAGGCATGGCGCCGATCCTCACGCCGTACCTGCAGCCGGGCACGCAGACGCTGTGCGTGGCGCGCTGA